In one window of Anaerobacillus alkaliphilus DNA:
- a CDS encoding YncE family protein, with the protein MKTKMRHFLLVILLFVLTSCQTNRIQLPEIEHPIVLSHQEEDLLTFIDADNGNVFTNAISYGITDMVQTSETDIIAASINNKFLLRINLRDGSVKPFLNVNQGITSLFYKDPFLYITDAFKNQVHVIDMSNRKIKASIDVGMYPNEMTADDDRLFVINSESNSISVIDLDKLNVVLEFPTSSRKPDGLVVVNDMLWVGGHGGDGVINNSIHAYDPKTGEELSEIIVGVMPVDFFVDRTYSFLYTVCHGEDQMYKIDLRSNEVVDQIFVGENPNYLRGDDNNLYITSVDDHLFSIVDQATFTLVNQFEVAEGPYAIVKVN; encoded by the coding sequence ATGAAGACAAAGATGAGACACTTTTTACTAGTAATACTACTATTTGTGTTAACCAGTTGCCAAACTAACCGTATCCAATTGCCCGAGATAGAACATCCTATTGTTTTGTCACATCAGGAGGAAGATCTTCTCACGTTTATTGATGCTGATAACGGGAATGTTTTCACTAATGCTATTTCATATGGAATCACTGATATGGTCCAAACGAGTGAAACTGACATAATCGCTGCAAGCATTAACAATAAATTTCTACTTAGAATTAATCTTCGAGACGGTAGCGTAAAGCCGTTTTTAAATGTCAATCAAGGAATTACCTCTCTTTTTTATAAAGATCCCTTTCTTTACATTACCGATGCGTTTAAAAACCAGGTCCATGTGATTGATATGAGCAACCGGAAAATTAAGGCAAGTATTGATGTCGGTATGTATCCAAATGAAATGACTGCTGATGATGACAGATTGTTTGTGATAAATTCAGAAAGTAATTCTATTTCTGTTATTGATCTAGATAAGCTAAACGTAGTTTTAGAATTTCCTACCTCAAGCCGAAAACCAGATGGGCTTGTGGTAGTGAATGATATGTTGTGGGTTGGTGGGCATGGGGGTGATGGAGTGATAAATAATAGCATCCATGCATACGATCCCAAGACAGGTGAGGAACTTTCTGAAATAATTGTAGGTGTCATGCCCGTAGATTTCTTTGTCGATCGAACCTATTCCTTCCTATATACCGTTTGTCATGGAGAGGATCAGATGTATAAGATTGACCTACGAAGCAACGAAGTGGTTGACCAAATTTTTGTTGGGGAAAATCCTAATTATCTTCGTGGAGATGACAACAACTTATATATAACCAGTGTTGATGATCATTTGTTCTCGATTGTTGATCAAGCTACATTTACCTTAGTTAACCAATTTGAAGTAGCTGAAGGGCCATATGCAATAGTAAAAGTAAACTAA
- a CDS encoding GIY-YIG nuclease family protein → MKRSKAKTIQIFLPDGNPRGVKIAGVTNRTVQAILIPRNLLKTVKDRSEVDNVSLYFLFGNNEEETRTEAYIGEAEVGYERLKQHHSSKDFWKVAVLVVTNNIQNQFTKADVKFLEHLAYKEAVSAGRYAINQTLPTNPFIPEWRQEDLFDIFETISLLLGTLGYPIFESFRGNTEEVLEDDEELFYCTRRDTEAFGKWTDDGFVIYKGSKMSSSALPGFENKLEKHNEKIENFLQEGILGKENGRYIFMKDQPFPTPSAASTFVLQSASNGWTDWKDKSGKTLDELKRKQL, encoded by the coding sequence TTGAAGAGAAGTAAAGCTAAAACGATTCAGATTTTTCTACCTGACGGAAATCCTAGAGGGGTAAAAATTGCTGGTGTGACGAATCGAACTGTTCAAGCAATTTTAATCCCTAGAAACTTATTAAAAACGGTTAAAGATAGAAGTGAAGTAGACAATGTCTCCTTATACTTTTTGTTTGGTAACAATGAAGAAGAGACTCGTACTGAAGCTTATATCGGAGAAGCAGAGGTAGGATATGAGCGACTAAAGCAACACCATAGCAGTAAAGACTTTTGGAAAGTGGCCGTACTAGTCGTGACGAATAATATCCAAAATCAATTTACAAAGGCCGATGTTAAGTTTTTGGAGCACCTTGCCTACAAGGAAGCTGTCAGTGCTGGTCGCTATGCGATTAACCAAACTCTCCCCACAAATCCCTTCATTCCTGAGTGGAGACAAGAAGACTTGTTTGATATCTTTGAAACGATAAGCTTATTGTTAGGTACACTAGGCTACCCGATATTTGAAAGCTTCCGTGGGAACACTGAAGAAGTCCTTGAAGACGATGAGGAGCTTTTTTATTGTACACGGAGAGATACCGAAGCTTTTGGCAAATGGACAGATGATGGCTTTGTTATCTACAAGGGATCTAAAATGTCTAGTAGTGCTTTGCCTGGATTCGAAAATAAGCTAGAAAAACATAATGAAAAAATAGAGAACTTTCTTCAAGAAGGAATATTAGGAAAAGAAAACGGCAGATACATCTTCATGAAGGATCAACCGTTTCCAACTCCTTCTGCAGCATCCACTTTTGTTCTTCAAAGTGCTAGTAACGGCTGGACAGACTGGAAAGACAAAAGCGGCAAGACGTTAGATGAGTTAAAGAGAAAGCAATTGTAG
- a CDS encoding YolD-like family protein codes for MTIRDRGNIKWTSMMLPEHVAMVREIYANQYKVAKPQLDEQEIEELERVIGEGMREQATLVFTYWSNGYYKTFMGKVYGFNQMRQSLKILDQFGDRVELKMSDLIDVRIGD; via the coding sequence ATGACGATACGCGATAGAGGAAATATTAAATGGACTTCAATGATGCTGCCAGAACACGTTGCAATGGTCAGAGAAATTTATGCTAATCAGTACAAGGTAGCCAAACCACAGCTAGACGAACAGGAAATTGAGGAGCTCGAACGGGTGATCGGTGAGGGGATGCGTGAGCAAGCAACATTAGTGTTTACGTATTGGAGTAATGGTTATTACAAAACGTTCATGGGGAAAGTATATGGGTTTAATCAAATGAGACAATCACTAAAGATCCTTGATCAATTTGGAGATCGGGTAGAACTGAAGATGTCGGACCTCATTGATGTAAGAATTGGGGATTGA
- a CDS encoding 5'-nucleotidase has translation MPYDFSNYLVIGISSRALFDLTEESKIFETKGLEEFTKYQIENEDNPLKPGIGFSLINGLLRLNTLVNNERKTEVIIMSKNNPDTSLRIFNSIEHYNVDITRAALTSGRSLVPYLKAFNVDLFLSADEEDVQDAIDSGIAAGLIYESSASYDEEPLKEIKIAFDGDAVLFSDESEKIYKEKGLEAFVEHERINARKPLPEGPFAKLLRTLSFLQKELKEDNPIRTALVTARSSPAHERVIRTLRAWGIRIDEAFFLGGAPKKSILKAFGAHIFFDDQEIHLSNNEVPSARVPYKTEGREVK, from the coding sequence TTGCCATACGATTTTTCAAATTATTTAGTGATAGGAATTTCTTCGCGCGCGTTATTTGACCTGACAGAAGAAAGTAAGATTTTTGAAACAAAAGGATTAGAGGAATTTACAAAATACCAAATTGAAAATGAAGACAATCCGTTAAAACCAGGAATCGGCTTTAGTCTTATTAATGGTTTACTTCGTTTGAACACTCTTGTTAATAATGAGAGAAAAACAGAAGTCATTATTATGTCTAAAAACAATCCAGACACGAGTTTACGTATTTTTAACTCGATTGAACATTACAATGTTGATATTACAAGAGCAGCACTAACGAGTGGGAGGTCATTAGTCCCTTACTTAAAGGCATTTAATGTAGATTTGTTTCTATCAGCAGATGAAGAAGACGTTCAAGATGCGATTGATTCAGGAATAGCCGCCGGGCTTATCTATGAAAGTAGCGCTTCCTATGATGAGGAGCCTTTAAAAGAAATAAAAATAGCCTTTGATGGGGACGCTGTTCTTTTTTCAGATGAATCCGAGAAGATTTACAAAGAAAAAGGGTTAGAAGCGTTTGTTGAGCATGAAAGGATTAATGCAAGAAAACCATTACCGGAAGGGCCATTTGCTAAATTGTTACGAACGTTGTCTTTTTTGCAAAAGGAACTGAAAGAAGATAACCCGATTCGAACGGCACTCGTCACGGCGAGGAGTAGCCCAGCCCATGAAAGAGTTATTCGTACGTTACGAGCGTGGGGAATACGAATTGATGAAGCGTTTTTTCTCGGGGGTGCTCCAAAGAAAAGTATCCTAAAAGCATTTGGTGCTCATATTTTCTTTGATGATCAAGAAATTCACTTATCAAATAATGAAGTGCCTTCTGCAAGAGTTCCTTACAAGACAGAGGGTAGGGAAGTAAAATAA
- a CDS encoding histidine kinase N-terminal 7TM domain-containing diguanylate cyclase, translating into MPQELLIYVVMGVFGCVLTVFLCLYGLLKVKDAPGGTYYILCTFMCTIFTASYLFELTSTSLEQMKFWLGIEYLALPFIPVFVLLMCFEYVGKKIPKPMYYFLIGLPLTTIFMHFTNDFHHLYYSSIAMRTDTPFPILVLEGGPWFYVHSFFLYICIVASIVILFLNFRKKSFTFRMQILMMAAGLFTPVLGSILYLTGLGPYGLDYGPLSMSISFLFHGAALVSYQMFNVAPIARETVFESMQDGVLVLDQKGIIIDYNKTMTSILPKINTFSIGKPVEDILEKKHRLYELMINEQECDVEFAATHYHIRFSPVLLQGTIVGKIITFIDVSERVLLQEKLEKLASIDGLTQVFNRTFFFKKVEQTFDDLKQQGATVSFIMFDIDHFKKINDTYGHEAGDHVITHVIDVTKSCLRDTDVIGRYGGEEFVIFMPHTTGQVALEVANLIRNTVSSNTIFLEGKQVIATSSFGISTVGLTLSSDCPTIPMLVNQADKALYQAKEKGRNYVQEFQKLGEHIGA; encoded by the coding sequence ATGCCACAGGAATTATTGATTTACGTAGTAATGGGAGTGTTTGGTTGTGTATTAACCGTTTTTTTATGCTTGTATGGACTATTAAAAGTGAAAGATGCCCCAGGGGGAACTTATTATATACTCTGTACGTTCATGTGTACGATCTTTACAGCCTCATATCTTTTTGAGCTTACTAGTACTTCACTAGAACAAATGAAGTTTTGGTTAGGAATTGAGTACCTTGCTTTACCGTTCATTCCTGTATTTGTTTTATTGATGTGCTTCGAATATGTCGGAAAGAAAATACCAAAACCGATGTATTATTTTCTCATTGGCTTACCACTTACGACAATTTTTATGCACTTTACTAACGATTTTCATCATCTCTATTATTCGTCTATCGCTATGAGGACGGATACGCCCTTTCCTATTTTAGTACTTGAAGGTGGGCCATGGTTCTATGTACATTCCTTTTTTCTATACATTTGTATCGTAGCAAGTATTGTCATTCTGTTTCTTAATTTCCGAAAAAAATCATTTACATTTCGAATGCAAATTTTAATGATGGCAGCTGGTTTATTCACGCCAGTACTTGGGAGTATTCTTTACTTAACTGGTTTGGGTCCATACGGACTTGACTATGGACCACTTTCGATGAGTATCTCTTTTCTTTTTCACGGGGCAGCTCTTGTTTCCTATCAAATGTTCAATGTCGCTCCGATCGCTAGGGAAACAGTCTTTGAAAGTATGCAGGATGGTGTTCTTGTTTTAGATCAAAAAGGAATTATTATCGATTACAATAAAACAATGACTAGTATTTTACCTAAGATCAATACATTTTCAATAGGAAAACCAGTGGAAGATATATTAGAAAAAAAACATCGACTTTACGAGCTTATGATTAACGAACAGGAATGTGATGTTGAGTTCGCAGCAACACACTATCATATCCGTTTTTCTCCCGTTTTGCTGCAAGGAACTATTGTGGGCAAAATCATTACCTTTATTGATGTGTCAGAAAGAGTTCTCCTACAAGAAAAACTTGAAAAATTAGCGAGTATTGATGGTCTAACTCAAGTGTTCAATCGAACGTTCTTTTTCAAAAAAGTAGAACAGACTTTTGATGACCTAAAGCAGCAAGGAGCGACTGTTTCGTTTATCATGTTTGATATTGACCACTTTAAAAAAATCAATGATACGTATGGGCATGAGGCTGGAGACCATGTCATTACTCATGTGATCGATGTGACAAAATCATGTTTACGAGATACAGATGTTATTGGAAGATATGGTGGTGAAGAGTTTGTCATTTTTATGCCACACACAACCGGACAAGTTGCTCTTGAAGTGGCTAATTTGATCCGCAACACTGTTTCTAGCAACACAATTTTTCTAGAAGGGAAGCAAGTGATAGCTACTTCAAGTTTTGGTATTTCAACGGTTGGTTTAACGTTGAGTTCGGATTGTCCGACGATCCCAATGCTAGTAAATCAAGCAGATAAAGCGCTATATCAGGCAAAAGAGAAAGGCAGAAACTATGTTCAAGAGTTTCAGAAGCTAGGTGAACATATAGGTGCCTAA